TCTTGGATCAGTTGTGTGGAAGAACCAAAAGCAGCCATCTTTTCTGACAAAAGCTTAAGAGCTTCCTGTTTATTAGCCAATTCCATAAGAACCTTAATCCTCCTAAATGAAACATTACTTGGTTTTTGCCCTTTATCCACCATTTGCAAGAAACATCTTTCTGCTTCGGTCAACTTTCCCATATCGCAAAGCAAATCAAACAAAATATCTGAGACCAAAATATATGAGCCAAATCCTCTCTCCACCATATCGTCCCACAACTCAAGTGCCATCTCAACCTTATCGTGTCTCTGAATCAACCTGATCAAAAACATACACGACTGTGTACTCGGTAAGCACCCAGTCTCCTTCATCCTCTGGTACAAACTCCACGAACTTCTCAAATCATTTATCCAAAAAAATGACCTCAAGAACACATTATAACTAGTAGCATTCGGGCTCAATCCATTTCTCACCATCTCGTCCATCAAACCGTACGCGTCTCCAATCCTCTTCGCAATGCAGAAGTTCCTAATAGCAGCATTATAAGCAGCCGCATCCGGATAACATCCATACTCCCTCATCTCCTTCAAAACGTGCTTCGCCTTATCGGGTTGTCCAACCAACCCCAACCCTCCAATTAAAGTCGTGTAAGTTATCACATCAGGCGTAATATCCTTCTCTCTCATTTCCTCCACTACCCTAAACGCCTTCTCCATCTCTCTCCCTTTACAATACACATCCACCAAACAATTATACGAAACAACATCCGGTTCAACACGCAAATCCCTCATCTCCTTAAAAAACACCTCCGCATCCTCGGACGACTTCCAACCGGACAAAAGTATATTAAAAGTTTGCAAATTTGGCCTAAACTTATACTTCAAACTATGATACACATTCCTAGCATCACTCATACTCTTCTCTTGACACAAAGCTCTCAACAATGCATTAAAACAATCGACACCAAACGCGTTCGATAGCTTCTTGAAACCCCAAAAAGATTCAACAGTTTGTCTAACAGAACAAACCTTAGCAACTCTACCTAAAACAACTTGAACTGTTCTTGGTGTTATTAAAGATTGATCTTTTCTCTTTATTTCAACTAAAACATCCCACATTTTATCGAATTTACGACTTCTACCAAGTACATACAAAAGGGTATCTAAAGAAAAACTAGTATGATAAAACCCTTTAATCTTAGCTGCAAATTTAAAGAATTCATAAGCTTGTAATGGATTTGAATGAGAAAAACGTACCCTTTTGAGAACTTTGTCAATTAAGTCATTTGATAGTTGTATTTTTGATGATTTTAAAGATTGTTTTAGTCCTTCTGGTGTTTGTGTTACTGTTATGATGTGGTAAATGGTTTCTACTTCTTTGTTTGTGGAATTAAAGGATTGTGAAGAATGAAGAAAATGGGTTGTTAACCTTTTTGTTTGAGGTAAAATAGAGAGATGTTTGTAGGAAAAAATTCGAGCCATTGTTGAGTGTTCAAAGTGTGCTGATTTTTGAGGTAATGGAGTTTGAGAAATTAAGGATGTTTTGTTCTACAACTTATTGCCCTACAAATGGTCCCTTATCTTTGGGTATTGgttcaaaatagtctcttaaTTATCACTTTAGCAGTTTTGGTCTTTTAAGTTCACCAAAAGTGAGCCTTGTTttgtcctttaagtttgtcaaaaatgaGCATTTTTTTTGTCGCCCTCCGATATTTACCAAACTTTAATGTTAGATTTAACTAGAGCtgtgatttatttttttaatcagaAACACTACAATAGTATATTTATCAAAATCACAAAAATTGCAACATAAATAAATACACCAGACACG
The sequence above is a segment of the Lycium barbarum isolate Lr01 chromosome 6, ASM1917538v2, whole genome shotgun sequence genome. Coding sequences within it:
- the LOC132600683 gene encoding putative pentatricopeptide repeat-containing protein At1g02420, with translation MARIFSYKHLSILPQTKRLTTHFLHSSQSFNSTNKEVETIYHIITVTQTPEGLKQSLKSSKIQLSNDLIDKVLKRVRFSHSNPLQAYEFFKFAAKIKGFYHTSFSLDTLLYVLGRSRKFDKMWDVLVEIKRKDQSLITPRTVQVVLGRVAKVCSVRQTVESFWGFKKLSNAFGVDCFNALLRALCQEKSMSDARNVYHSLKYKFRPNLQTFNILLSGWKSSEDAEVFFKEMRDLRVEPDVVSYNCLVDVYCKGREMEKAFRVVEEMREKDITPDVITYTTLIGGLGLVGQPDKAKHVLKEMREYGCYPDAAAYNAAIRNFCIAKRIGDAYGLMDEMVRNGLSPNATSYNVFLRSFFWINDLRSSWSLYQRMKETGCLPSTQSCMFLIRLIQRHDKVEMALELWDDMVERGFGSYILVSDILFDLLCDMGKLTEAERCFLQMVDKGQKPSNVSFRRIKVLMELANKQEALKLLSEKMAAFGSSTQLIQEDKAENEQSSSDFATC